From Gemmatimonadota bacterium, a single genomic window includes:
- a CDS encoding phosphomannomutase/phosphoglucomutase, whose translation MNLPRTIFRQYDVRGIVGTELTPELARALGRAFATAAWERMGRAPVLAVGRDNRPSGDALATGVRQGITDAGGTAVDVGMVPSPALYFAVHHLKTDGGLQVTGSHNPPEFNGFKMVLNGDSVHGDEILHLYDVMVAETWRTGSGSQRTDSSILDGYQQAILSRHRLARPVKVVVDCGNGVASLIAVRTLTALGCEVVPLFCESDGTFPNHHPDPTVPDNLADLIHDVRRTGAELGVAFDGDGDRIGAVDEDGNILFGDQLLVILGRDAVRRFGPGISVIFDVKCSEVLPKALAAAGAKPEMWKTGHSLIKARMKELQAPLAGEMSGHIFFGGDYLGYDDALFAAARLLEIVASEPFGLKRLIADLPRTFATPELRVDCPDDVKFGIVEKASAHFRSLYPVNPIDGVRIAYPDGWALLRSSNTQPVLVMRFEATSQEALNRYHAEMRAWLADQGIEA comes from the coding sequence ATGAACCTGCCCAGGACAATCTTCCGCCAATACGACGTCCGCGGCATCGTCGGCACGGAACTGACCCCGGAGCTCGCGCGAGCGTTAGGACGAGCCTTCGCGACCGCGGCGTGGGAACGGATGGGGCGGGCCCCGGTGCTGGCCGTTGGGCGGGACAACCGGCCCTCCGGCGACGCCCTCGCCACGGGCGTCCGGCAGGGAATCACCGACGCGGGCGGCACCGCGGTCGATGTCGGCATGGTCCCGTCGCCCGCGCTCTATTTCGCCGTGCACCACCTGAAAACCGACGGCGGCCTCCAGGTCACCGGGTCCCACAACCCGCCTGAGTTCAACGGGTTCAAGATGGTCCTCAACGGCGACTCGGTCCACGGCGACGAGATTCTCCACCTCTACGACGTCATGGTGGCGGAAACCTGGCGGACCGGATCGGGAAGCCAGCGCACCGACAGCTCGATCCTCGACGGATACCAGCAGGCCATCCTCTCCCGCCACCGGCTCGCCCGGCCGGTCAAGGTCGTGGTGGACTGCGGCAATGGGGTTGCCAGCCTGATCGCCGTTCGGACCCTGACGGCCCTGGGGTGCGAGGTGGTGCCTCTGTTCTGTGAGTCCGACGGCACCTTCCCGAATCACCACCCCGATCCGACCGTTCCCGACAACCTCGCGGATTTGATTCACGACGTCCGCCGGACCGGGGCGGAACTCGGCGTGGCCTTCGACGGCGATGGCGACCGCATCGGCGCCGTGGATGAGGACGGCAACATTCTCTTCGGCGACCAGTTGCTGGTCATCCTCGGCCGCGATGCGGTGCGCCGGTTCGGACCGGGAATCTCAGTCATCTTCGACGTCAAGTGTTCGGAAGTCTTGCCAAAGGCGCTCGCCGCCGCCGGAGCCAAGCCCGAAATGTGGAAGACCGGTCACTCCTTGATCAAAGCCCGCATGAAGGAGCTCCAGGCCCCGCTGGCCGGCGAGATGAGCGGACATATCTTCTTCGGCGGCGACTACCTCGGCTACGACGACGCCCTGTTTGCGGCCGCCCGGCTCCTCGAGATCGTCGCTTCGGAACCGTTCGGCCTGAAGCGCCTGATCGCCGATCTCCCGCGCACCTTCGCAACCCCCGAGCTCCGGGTCGACTGTCCCGACGACGTCAAGTTCGGGATCGTTGAAAAGGCATCCGCCCATTTCCGCTCGCTCTACCCGGTCAACCCGATCGACGGGGTGCGGATCGCCTATCCCGACGGCTGGGCCTTGCTTCGGTCCTCCAACACCCAGCCCGTGCTGGTGATGCGGTTTGAGGCAACCAGCCAGGAGGCATTGAACCGGTACCATGCCGAAATGCGCGCCTGGCTGGCCGACCAAGGTATCGAGGCCTGA
- a CDS encoding NADH-quinone oxidoreductase subunit N has product MTGLNLTTPAGTLIALLPELVVTATALIVLLLNAWRHQTAADSKLAGWVALAGIGAATAVLVALWRAGLVAEGPPHMVALDGYRFASLLLVLIASAGAILLSLDYLEREDLIAPEYYALLLMATSGMMFLAGAEDLIVLFLGLEVMSVPIYVLAAFNRRSVLSAEAGIKYFLVGAFASAFLLYGIALVYGATGQTSLTAVGASITQHGMSPMAAIGVALILIGLGFKVASVPFHMWAPDVYDGAPTPVTAYMATGVKVAGFVALVRVLMVGFGTSIDTWQPLVGTLAAASMIVGNLVALVQRSIKRMLAYSSIAHAGYILSAVWAGSRAGASATLLYLGAYVLTTLATFGILGILGRGGERDVTVDSIAGLARNRPWIAFALTICMFSLLGFPGTFGFIGKWAILTAVTAEHHRLLAIVLVLTSLVSAGYYLPVVRSIYMREPVSDQAHEGAVLPPAAKWAVAIGVVLILVFGVIPQILVTGSDQSAASFAGTVLDRIGR; this is encoded by the coding sequence ATGACCGGCCTCAATCTGACGACCCCGGCCGGCACCTTGATCGCGCTCTTGCCGGAACTGGTGGTGACCGCGACCGCCTTGATCGTGCTCCTCCTCAACGCCTGGCGCCACCAGACCGCGGCGGACTCGAAGCTCGCGGGCTGGGTGGCGCTGGCGGGCATCGGGGCCGCTACGGCGGTCCTCGTGGCACTCTGGCGTGCCGGCTTGGTGGCCGAGGGGCCACCGCATATGGTGGCCCTCGACGGCTACCGTTTTGCCTCGCTGTTGCTGGTCTTGATCGCGAGCGCCGGCGCGATCCTGCTCTCACTCGACTATCTCGAACGCGAGGACTTGATCGCACCCGAGTATTACGCGCTGCTCCTCATGGCCACGTCCGGCATGATGTTTCTCGCCGGGGCCGAAGACCTGATCGTGCTATTCCTGGGCCTCGAGGTGATGTCGGTCCCGATCTACGTGCTGGCGGCGTTCAATCGCCGGAGCGTCCTCTCGGCCGAGGCCGGCATCAAGTATTTCCTGGTGGGGGCGTTCGCCTCGGCCTTCCTGCTCTATGGGATTGCCCTGGTCTACGGCGCCACCGGCCAGACCAGCCTGACGGCCGTCGGCGCCAGCATTACCCAACACGGCATGTCCCCGATGGCGGCCATTGGGGTGGCCCTGATTCTGATCGGGCTGGGATTCAAGGTCGCCTCCGTCCCGTTCCACATGTGGGCCCCCGATGTCTATGACGGTGCCCCCACGCCGGTGACCGCCTACATGGCCACCGGCGTCAAGGTGGCCGGGTTCGTCGCGCTGGTTCGCGTCCTGATGGTCGGCTTCGGCACCTCGATCGACACCTGGCAGCCGCTCGTCGGAACCCTGGCGGCGGCCTCGATGATCGTCGGCAACCTGGTCGCCCTGGTGCAGCGCTCGATCAAGCGAATGCTCGCCTACAGTTCGATTGCTCACGCCGGGTACATCCTGTCGGCGGTCTGGGCTGGCAGCCGGGCCGGGGCCAGCGCGACGTTGCTCTACTTGGGTGCTTACGTGCTAACGACGCTCGCGACCTTCGGCATCCTCGGGATCTTGGGGCGGGGCGGCGAACGGGACGTGACCGTCGATTCGATCGCCGGGCTGGCCCGCAACCGGCCCTGGATCGCCTTCGCCCTCACCATCTGCATGTTCTCGCTGCTGGGTTTCCCCGGAACCTTCGGCTTCATCGGCAAGTGGGCCATCTTGACCGCCGTGACCGCCGAGCATCATCGGCTCCTCGCGATCGTCCTCGTCCTGACCAGCTTGGTGTCGGCCGGCTACTATCTGCCGGTGGTTCGATCGATCTACATGCGGGAACCGGTGTCCGATCAAGCCCACGAAGGGGCCGTGTTGCCTCCCGCGGCTAAATGGGCCGTCGCCATCGGCGTGGTGTTGATTTTGGTCTTCGGCGTGATCCCGCAGATCCTCGTGACCGGCTCGGACCAGAGCGCGGCCTCGTTCGCGGGAACCGTTCTCGATCGGATCGGCCGCTAG
- a CDS encoding NADH-quinone oxidoreductase subunit M: MINFLNSVSYNAWILHALLAVPLLGALAIFLAPAGVAKRLALVVTIAEFVLSAGLWWSVDTVNGTMELLSSTPWIPGWGISYAVGIDGISLMMVLLTTMLMPLCVLGSFNSITQKEKGYYALLLILTTGMIGVFIATDMFLFYVFWEVMLIPMYFLIGIWGGKNRLYAALKFFVYTMAGSLLMLVAILVMVRVAAVMSGTVSFSYFHLLSYAQSPIMGRVAPWLFLAFFLAFAIKVPMFPFHTWLPDAHVEAPTAGSVILASVLLKMGTYGFLRFALPFFPNVAYSQAVEGIVVTLAVIGIIYGALVAMVQPDIKKLVAYSSVSHLGFAMLGIWAGSIQGVQGALMVMIGHGFSTGALFFLIGMLYERRHTREISAYGGLARVIPVFSLVLTVVSLASIGLPGLNGFVGEFLVLIGSFREYPVATGLATTGVIFAAAYLLWALQRLIFNRLDKPENQTIPDLTRRELIVLIPLLVGIVWMGLYPKPVLDKMEPTARRFIMTVRGMPVPGEEVVPIREVAR, translated from the coding sequence ATGATCAACTTCCTGAACTCGGTCAGCTACAACGCGTGGATTCTCCACGCCCTCCTGGCGGTGCCCCTCCTGGGGGCCCTGGCCATTTTCCTGGCGCCCGCCGGCGTGGCCAAGCGATTGGCCTTGGTGGTCACCATCGCTGAATTCGTGCTCTCGGCCGGCCTCTGGTGGTCGGTCGACACGGTCAACGGCACCATGGAACTCCTGTCGTCGACGCCATGGATCCCGGGGTGGGGCATCTCATACGCCGTCGGGATCGACGGGATTTCCCTGATGATGGTGTTGCTCACCACCATGCTGATGCCGCTGTGCGTCCTGGGCAGCTTCAACTCCATCACCCAGAAGGAAAAAGGGTACTACGCCCTCCTCCTGATTCTGACCACCGGCATGATCGGCGTGTTCATCGCCACCGACATGTTCTTGTTCTATGTGTTCTGGGAAGTCATGCTGATCCCGATGTACTTCCTGATCGGGATCTGGGGCGGGAAGAACCGGCTCTACGCGGCCCTCAAGTTCTTCGTGTACACCATGGCGGGCTCCCTCCTGATGCTGGTGGCCATTCTCGTCATGGTGCGGGTGGCGGCCGTCATGAGCGGTACCGTCTCGTTCTCGTATTTCCACCTGTTGTCCTACGCCCAGTCGCCGATCATGGGGCGGGTTGCGCCGTGGTTGTTCCTGGCCTTCTTCCTGGCCTTTGCGATCAAAGTCCCGATGTTCCCGTTCCACACCTGGTTGCCGGACGCCCACGTCGAAGCGCCCACGGCCGGCAGCGTCATCCTGGCGAGCGTGCTCCTCAAAATGGGCACCTACGGCTTCCTCCGGTTCGCCTTGCCGTTTTTTCCGAACGTGGCGTACAGCCAAGCCGTCGAGGGAATCGTGGTCACCCTCGCGGTCATCGGAATCATTTACGGGGCCCTGGTTGCGATGGTCCAACCGGACATCAAGAAACTGGTGGCCTACTCCTCGGTGAGCCATTTGGGTTTTGCGATGCTCGGGATTTGGGCCGGCAGCATTCAGGGCGTTCAAGGCGCCCTGATGGTGATGATCGGGCATGGGTTCTCGACGGGCGCGCTCTTCTTCCTGATTGGGATGCTCTACGAACGGCGCCACACTCGGGAAATCAGCGCCTACGGCGGACTGGCCCGGGTCATCCCGGTGTTCAGCCTGGTCCTCACCGTCGTTTCGCTCGCCTCGATCGGACTCCCGGGGTTGAACGGCTTCGTCGGCGAGTTCTTGGTCCTGATCGGGAGCTTCCGCGAGTACCCGGTCGCGACAGGCCTGGCCACGACTGGGGTGATCTTCGCCGCGGCCTATCTGCTCTGGGCCCTCCAGCGCCTGATCTTTAACCGGCTCGACAAGCCGGAAAACCAAACCATCCCAGATCTCACTCGCCGGGAACTGATCGTGTTGATTCCGCTGCTGGTTGGCATCGTCTGGATGGGACTCTATCCCAAACCGGTGCTCGACAAAATGGAGCCCACGGCCCGCCGCTTCATCATGACGGTGCGGGGTATGCCGGTCCCCGGCGAAGAGGTCGTGCCGATTCGTGAGGTGGCCCGATGA
- a CDS encoding NADH-quinone oxidoreductase subunit L: MNPSWIWLTIALPFLGFLVNGTVAMVKPDAKRIVSLVGPGVLLGAFGVALAIFAGLWSHPPEAPIIVPLWAWIGAGALKINLSLQVDQLSAVMMLVITGVGSLIHIFSVGYMHHDEGFARFFAYLNLFIAFMLILVLGSSLPVLFIGWEGVGLCSYLLIGFWYQEKANADAGKKAFIVNRIGDFGVMLAMFLLFWHLGTLEFTEIAARAPQILAVGGGVVTAITLFLFLGCAGKSAQIPLYVWLPDAMAGPTPVSALIHAATMVTAGVYLVARTSVLFAMAPTSSMVVAGVGALTALFAASIGLRQYDIKKVLAYSTVSQLGYMFLGVGSAAYSAGVFHLVTHAFFKALLFLGSGSVIHAMHHAYHTSHSHDDPQDMRNMGGLKKYMPVTYVLMLLATLAIAGVPPFSGFFSKDEILAFAFSRGAEQPIYYVFWAGGVVAALMTAFYMMRLLAMTFYGENRTGDKEREHLHEAPMVMTGPLIVLGILTVVGGLLNLPTFVPGLPHHGLDTWLEPVLAPAAKLMPAELPHGSTEYALIAAAVVIAVLGLWAGYRATMAVPIIVAKKAPEEVGFAKVLLHKYYIDEIYHSLIVRPLTGISRLVLWKFVDQGVIDGVGVNGSAGLARGLGWLGGRLQSGQVGFYVIVFAIGAVWLIHAAVR; encoded by the coding sequence ATGAATCCCTCCTGGATTTGGCTGACGATCGCCCTGCCGTTCCTGGGTTTCCTGGTGAACGGCACCGTGGCCATGGTCAAGCCGGACGCGAAACGCATCGTCTCACTCGTGGGCCCGGGCGTGCTGCTCGGCGCCTTCGGCGTCGCGCTGGCGATCTTTGCCGGCCTCTGGAGCCACCCGCCTGAAGCCCCGATCATCGTGCCCCTCTGGGCGTGGATTGGGGCGGGGGCCTTGAAGATCAATCTGTCGCTCCAGGTTGATCAACTCTCGGCCGTGATGATGCTGGTGATCACCGGGGTCGGGAGCCTGATCCATATCTTCAGCGTCGGCTACATGCATCACGACGAGGGATTTGCGAGGTTCTTCGCCTATCTCAACCTCTTCATCGCATTCATGCTGATCCTCGTGCTCGGGTCGAGCTTACCGGTGTTGTTCATCGGCTGGGAGGGCGTGGGGCTCTGTTCCTACCTCTTGATCGGCTTCTGGTACCAGGAGAAGGCCAACGCCGATGCCGGGAAGAAGGCATTCATCGTCAACCGGATCGGCGACTTCGGCGTCATGCTGGCCATGTTCCTGCTGTTCTGGCACCTTGGTACGCTCGAGTTCACCGAGATCGCGGCGCGGGCCCCCCAGATCCTGGCCGTCGGCGGCGGGGTGGTCACGGCCATCACCTTGTTCCTGTTCCTCGGGTGCGCCGGCAAGTCGGCGCAGATTCCGCTTTACGTCTGGCTCCCGGACGCCATGGCCGGCCCCACACCGGTATCCGCCCTGATCCACGCGGCCACGATGGTGACGGCCGGGGTGTATCTCGTGGCCCGGACCAGCGTGCTGTTCGCGATGGCGCCGACGTCCAGCATGGTCGTGGCCGGGGTCGGCGCGCTGACCGCGTTGTTTGCCGCCTCGATCGGCCTCCGCCAGTACGATATCAAGAAAGTCCTGGCCTATTCGACCGTCTCGCAGTTGGGCTACATGTTCCTCGGCGTCGGCTCGGCAGCGTACTCGGCCGGGGTGTTTCACCTCGTGACCCACGCCTTCTTCAAAGCCCTCCTGTTCCTAGGCTCTGGTAGCGTGATCCACGCGATGCACCACGCCTATCACACGAGCCATAGCCACGATGACCCGCAGGACATGCGGAACATGGGCGGGCTCAAGAAGTACATGCCCGTCACCTACGTGCTGATGCTGCTGGCCACGCTGGCCATCGCGGGCGTACCGCCGTTCTCCGGCTTCTTCTCAAAGGACGAGATTCTCGCCTTTGCGTTCAGCCGCGGGGCCGAACAGCCGATCTACTACGTCTTCTGGGCCGGCGGCGTCGTCGCGGCCCTGATGACCGCGTTCTATATGATGCGGCTCCTGGCCATGACGTTCTACGGCGAGAATCGGACTGGTGACAAGGAGCGGGAGCATCTCCACGAAGCGCCGATGGTCATGACCGGCCCGTTGATCGTCCTCGGTATCCTGACGGTCGTCGGCGGCCTCCTCAATCTGCCGACGTTCGTTCCGGGCCTCCCGCACCACGGACTCGACACCTGGCTCGAACCGGTCCTGGCGCCCGCGGCCAAGCTCATGCCGGCGGAACTGCCCCATGGGTCCACCGAGTACGCCCTGATTGCGGCGGCGGTCGTCATCGCTGTACTCGGCCTCTGGGCCGGCTACCGGGCCACGATGGCCGTCCCGATCATCGTCGCGAAGAAAGCACCCGAGGAGGTCGGTTTCGCCAAGGTGCTGCTCCACAAGTACTACATCGACGAGATCTATCATTCGCTGATCGTCCGGCCGCTGACCGGGATCTCGCGGCTCGTCCTCTGGAAGTTCGTCGACCAGGGCGTCATCGACGGCGTTGGGGTCAACGGGTCCGCCGGCCTGGCTCGCGGCCTGGGGTGGCTTGGCGGGCGGCTCCAGTCCGGCCAGGTCGGTTTCTACGTGATCGTGTTCGCCATCGGCGCGGTCTGGCTCATCCACGCCGCGGTCCGGTAA
- a CDS encoding NADH-quinone oxidoreductase subunit I — translation MKRPDRENSYVRAALKGMVLTFKHMFQPKVTMQYPEERSTADERGAYTLSTRWRGTHRMLADEQGRSKCVACGLCPQICPANCIKLVPGEDEDGNRYPLIYEIDEFRCVFCGYCQEVCPEEAIHVGVHFENAEYSRDRFVYDLERLTSQTHPVSTLWDPADLRGQ, via the coding sequence ATGAAGCGGCCGGATCGGGAAAACAGCTACGTCCGTGCGGCGCTCAAGGGGATGGTGCTCACCTTCAAGCACATGTTCCAGCCCAAGGTCACGATGCAGTACCCGGAGGAGCGGAGCACGGCCGACGAGCGGGGCGCCTATACGCTCTCGACCCGCTGGCGGGGCACCCACCGGATGCTCGCCGACGAACAGGGCCGGTCGAAATGCGTCGCGTGTGGTCTCTGCCCCCAGATCTGCCCGGCCAACTGCATCAAGCTGGTGCCGGGCGAGGACGAGGACGGCAACCGCTACCCGTTGATCTACGAGATCGACGAGTTCCGCTGCGTCTTCTGCGGCTATTGCCAGGAGGTCTGTCCAGAGGAGGCCATCCATGTCGGCGTGCACTTCGAGAACGCCGAATACAGCCGGGACCGGTTCGTCTATGACCTCGAGCGGCTGACGTCGCAGACCCATCCGGTCTCGACCCTTTGGGACCCCGCCGACCTCCGAGGCCAATGA
- the nuoH gene encoding NADH-quinone oxidoreductase subunit NuoH codes for MKGFLLFSVIKMLVVFTVTIVGVALLTLMERKVSAWMQNRRGPNRVGWAGLLQPAADGVKNILKEETFPAEANTALFILAPALAFIPAMCLAAVIPWAAPMTVNVDWNLPLLGAVSYHGSLAMSVADLPIGFLFVLAISSLGVYGIALAGWSSNSKYSLLGGLRSSAQMISYEVAMGMSLIPLLLLTGNATFSEVIRAQQQGLWFILPLTVSFFIFMVAGFAETNRLPFDLPEAESELIAGYHTEYSAMKFSLFFIAEYANMVTVSAMMATLFFGGWDLPGRWDETGSGLATLITGLAMFLKTFFFLFFFMWIRWTLPRFRYDQLMALGWKFLIPLALAYIIVTTVLVWVLESVVGISDPKVRSLVLFGVNAVLCYVIFFILDRGTLLSGSYRQPRTPANAGS; via the coding sequence ATGAAGGGGTTCCTGCTCTTCTCCGTCATCAAGATGCTGGTCGTCTTTACCGTCACCATCGTCGGTGTAGCGCTCTTGACGCTAATGGAGCGCAAGGTCTCGGCCTGGATGCAAAACCGGCGGGGACCCAACCGGGTTGGGTGGGCTGGTCTCCTCCAGCCCGCCGCCGACGGCGTCAAGAACATCCTGAAGGAGGAAACGTTCCCGGCCGAGGCGAACACCGCCCTGTTCATCCTAGCCCCGGCGCTCGCCTTCATTCCGGCGATGTGCCTTGCCGCGGTCATCCCGTGGGCGGCGCCGATGACGGTCAACGTCGACTGGAACCTGCCCCTGTTGGGAGCTGTCTCCTATCACGGCTCGCTCGCCATGTCGGTGGCCGATCTCCCGATCGGCTTCCTGTTCGTGCTGGCCATCAGCTCACTCGGTGTCTACGGCATCGCGCTGGCCGGGTGGTCGTCCAACAGCAAATACAGTTTGCTGGGCGGGCTCCGGTCGAGCGCCCAGATGATCTCCTACGAAGTCGCGATGGGCATGAGCTTGATTCCGTTGCTCCTCCTGACCGGCAACGCCACCTTCAGCGAAGTGATCCGGGCCCAGCAGCAGGGGCTTTGGTTCATCCTGCCGCTGACGGTGTCATTCTTCATCTTCATGGTGGCTGGGTTCGCCGAAACCAACCGGCTTCCATTCGACCTTCCGGAGGCCGAGTCGGAGTTGATCGCCGGATACCATACCGAGTACAGCGCGATGAAGTTCTCGCTGTTCTTCATTGCCGAGTATGCCAACATGGTGACGGTTTCGGCGATGATGGCCACGCTGTTCTTCGGCGGCTGGGACCTTCCCGGCCGGTGGGATGAAACCGGGAGCGGACTCGCCACCCTGATTACCGGGTTGGCTATGTTCCTGAAGACCTTTTTCTTCCTGTTCTTCTTCATGTGGATCCGGTGGACCTTGCCCCGGTTCCGCTACGATCAGCTGATGGCGTTGGGGTGGAAGTTCCTGATTCCGCTCGCCCTCGCCTACATCATCGTCACCACCGTCTTGGTCTGGGTGTTGGAATCGGTCGTCGGGATTTCCGATCCGAAGGTGCGCTCCTTGGTCCTGTTCGGGGTCAACGCCGTGCTGTGCTACGTAATTTTCTTCATCCTCGATCGCGGTACGCTGTTGTCGGGTTCGTACCGGCAGCCGCGGACCCCGGCGAACGCGGGGAGCTAA
- a CDS encoding 2Fe-2S iron-sulfur cluster binding domain-containing protein has protein sequence MSDLVNVTIDGVAIAVPKGTTIIEAAKQAGILVPHYCYHPSLPSPAVCRMCLVDVEKAPKLMPACVTTVAEGNVINVNNEKSKKARESVLEFLLINHPLDCPICDQAGECELQDYVFQEGRAETRYSDYAKRYNPVEAFGPDILYVANRCILCTRCVRFMENVADEPVLNVSERGDRAYIGIDPDHELTHPWAGNVVDLCPVGSLISKDFLHKARAWDLDKTASVCPGCTQGCNTMIDTRDDVVVRLRPRPNLDVNRHFICDTGRADYRWLNRGDRIEAPLAARHSALGARHSAVGWDEALQELAGLVGAAKSVVILASGRASTESLGLVRQLVDGSRVVAAIQVPIGAEAPLAGLPNLALRAERVPNLHGAGLTGYSTDWKAAVAASKAADLTIVLDAELTDAEVAALGANTVVIGTVDDERLHGARLLLPTTNMAEENGTYVNRDHRVQRYFQAKSAPAMSRPAWWIAAEAAHFARGLAVPATAAEAFAALGKSVPALAGLTYADLGHTGRVVNPATAGATR, from the coding sequence ATGAGCGATCTGGTCAACGTAACCATCGACGGCGTAGCCATCGCGGTGCCCAAGGGCACCACGATCATCGAGGCGGCCAAGCAAGCGGGCATCTTGGTACCGCACTATTGCTACCATCCGTCGCTCCCCTCGCCGGCGGTCTGCCGGATGTGTTTGGTCGACGTGGAGAAGGCGCCGAAGCTGATGCCGGCCTGCGTCACCACGGTGGCCGAGGGCAACGTGATCAACGTCAACAACGAGAAATCGAAGAAGGCCCGGGAATCGGTTCTCGAGTTCCTGTTGATCAACCACCCGCTCGACTGCCCGATCTGTGATCAGGCCGGCGAGTGCGAACTGCAAGACTATGTCTTCCAAGAAGGGCGCGCCGAAACCCGGTACTCGGACTACGCCAAGCGGTACAACCCGGTCGAAGCTTTTGGACCCGACATACTGTACGTTGCGAACCGATGCATCCTCTGCACCCGCTGCGTTCGGTTCATGGAGAACGTGGCCGACGAGCCGGTGTTGAACGTCTCCGAGCGGGGCGACCGGGCCTACATCGGCATCGATCCCGATCACGAGCTCACCCACCCCTGGGCGGGCAACGTGGTCGACCTCTGTCCCGTCGGGTCGCTGATCTCGAAGGACTTCCTTCACAAGGCGCGCGCGTGGGATCTCGACAAGACCGCGAGCGTCTGCCCGGGGTGTACCCAGGGCTGCAACACCATGATCGACACCCGCGACGATGTGGTCGTCCGGCTCCGGCCCCGGCCGAACCTGGACGTCAACCGTCACTTCATCTGCGATACCGGCCGGGCCGACTACCGGTGGCTCAACCGGGGGGACCGGATCGAGGCGCCGTTGGCGGCTCGGCACTCGGCACTCGGCGCTCGGCACTCGGCGGTTGGGTGGGACGAGGCGCTTCAGGAACTGGCCGGGCTGGTTGGGGCGGCTAAGAGCGTGGTCATTCTGGCCTCGGGGCGGGCGTCGACGGAATCGCTCGGGTTGGTCCGGCAATTGGTCGACGGGAGCAGGGTAGTGGCGGCCATCCAGGTGCCAATCGGGGCGGAGGCTCCGCTCGCGGGCCTCCCTAATCTGGCGCTTCGGGCGGAGCGGGTGCCGAATCTGCACGGGGCCGGCCTCACCGGCTATTCAACCGACTGGAAGGCGGCGGTGGCCGCGTCCAAGGCCGCCGACCTCACCATCGTCCTCGACGCCGAATTGACCGATGCGGAGGTGGCCGCCCTCGGCGCCAATACCGTCGTCATCGGCACGGTGGACGATGAGCGGCTCCATGGCGCGCGGCTGCTCCTGCCCACGACCAACATGGCCGAAGAAAATGGCACCTATGTGAACCGCGATCATCGAGTGCAGCGGTATTTCCAGGCCAAATCTGCGCCAGCCATGTCCCGGCCGGCGTGGTGGATCGCCGCCGAGGCCGCCCACTTCGCCCGGGGACTGGCCGTCCCGGCCACCGCCGCCGAGGCGTTCGCCGCCCTTGGCAAATCGGTCCCGGCGCTCGCGGGCCTGACCTACGCCGACTTGGGCCATACCGGCCGCGTCGTCAACCCGGCCACCGCGGGGGCGACTCGATGA